Within Sorghum bicolor cultivar BTx623 chromosome 2, Sorghum_bicolor_NCBIv3, whole genome shotgun sequence, the genomic segment GGGGTAATCATGCTTACAGAAGTTGGCCTCGGGGCTCCACATTTCTTCATGTTGCAAGTGGTTCTGAAGGAAAAGTTAATGTTGTCACATTTGGGGCAGGTCCAGTCACCCTCAGAAAGTCCATCAGGGCCTACAGATAAGAATTTTCATAACAGCTGAGAAATCAGAAAAGGAAGAAGTGAACTACAACAACTAAATATGAAAGAGTTATGATAAACATGGTTCCACCGCAAAAGAACAGGCTGGTCAACTTTATTTACTTCATACAATTCTCAACATAGTGGCCCTGTGTACTGAACTGAGGCTTGAAGGATAATATGTTTCAGTTTCACCAAACTGTTAAACTATTATCCACTCTCATTAGCTGACAATGTAGGTATAATCATATGATCTATAAATATGCCAATAAATGCTGCCAGTTCTAGACTGAACTAACCCAAAGATAGAAAAGACATAAAACTTAACATTATCATACGATGAGTTCATCAAAATAATTGTAATACATCAGGGCCGAACATAGCAAATCACTAATTGATGAATGCCATTAAATTACAATGAGTCTGGAGAAACAAAATACATGCAATCAAAAGTATAATGATGTGAAAAGGAGATTATCACTTACCTCCACGGCGCTTTCGTGAAGCAATATTGTCATTGTTTTCAGCTAATGCTCCACCAGACCATGGGCTAGAAACCTATTTAAGACATTAAACATGATCACAACTCCCCCCAATAAAAAGGCGAATAGACGTTTATGGTTTTACTGAAGACAAACCGGCATTGGAGAACCTCTAAAGCCATAGCTATATCGGCCTAGCTCAGGTCCTGGGCCATATCCCATACCTGCAACAATTACCAAAAAAAAAGGTCAATAAATTATATGTTGAATAACTGCAATTATCAAGTGTGGAAGAAACACAGACCACTCATTGGCCCAGGTTGACCATATGACGAGAAAAGGCCATATGAACCAGGAGCTCCTACTGGTGGACCATAACCATATCGCATCCCAAGGTGCGGATATGGAGCACCATAGCTACCAGATCCAAGAGGAATTGGAGGTGgggcaccaccacctcctccgtaAAATAGAGGTGACCGGTCATATCCACCAGGAGGAGGTGCTGGCATCATTCTCTGTAAAACAAACAGAAGTTAATAAAAAGACATCTCAAACAGTTGAATAATTGATAACCCAGACATGATGCATAAACCTATTCCCTTTCATATGGCTACCACGAAACACATCAAATTTTAAGCAATCAGTGTCATAAGTATTCATCATAACTTCTTGACTAGCAGATGGTAGCAAGTGCTCATATAACATAAATATATACTAGAAAATCTCTAGAAACTGTGAATGAATATAAAATATATGTGCACGTAATCTCCCAGGATGAAAAAGGATGGGGGAACAACCAAACAAAGCTCCAGACCTCCAGTGTTTAACATATGTTCCACTTGACACTACACTAAAGATCATTAATGACATTACTTAGGAAGAAAATCTATGACAACTTACAGGACTTGGACTCGGTGATGGACGGGGTGCACCACAGGCTCCACGGTTGCAAACATTTCTAAAACTGAAGTTGACATTACCACACTGAGGACAATTCCAGTCCCCCTCCCTTACAGACACTGAAAATAGTAGAACCTTCTCTTAACCAACAAGACTCAAGTAAAACAAGACATTGTAATTAGTTCCCTTTCCAAAAGGAATGGGAAGGGCTGGGAAAAGAAGAGAGTATAATACATTTAACCCAGGGAGTTCTCCCAGCAATGCTAAGTAAACCATGAAATTGACTATCAATAAACACATGCATGAACTCTTGCGCACAGAAAGCAACCACAGCAAGCTACATTTTATTGTATTACATGGCTTTACAGACTCATTCTTCTGTCTTCAGGTGGCGGACTCTCAAATCCCGCAACTACTTTACACAGGCATAAGATTAACCACGATTGTAATCCAC encodes:
- the LOC110433179 gene encoding ranBP2-type zinc finger protein At1g67325-like isoform X3 is translated as MASAKVENRGALSKRSRNDVSVREGDWNCPQCGNVNFSFRNVCNRGACGAPRPSPSPSPRMMPAPPPGGYDRSPLFYGGGGGAPPPIPLGSGSYGAPYPHLGMRYGYGPPVGAPGSYGLFSSYGQPGPMSGMGYGPGPELGRYSYGFRGSPMPVSSPWSGGALAENNDNIASRKRRGGPDGLSEGDWTCPKCDNINFSFRTTCNMKKCGAPRPTSGGNTSSSRKDNNNKEAPEGSWTCPECNNLNYPFRTVCNRKGCSYSKPAPTNN
- the LOC110433179 gene encoding ranBP2-type zinc finger protein At1g67325-like isoform X2, which gives rise to MASAKFGAVAQVENRGALSKRSRNDVSVREGDWNCPQCGNVNFSFRNVCNRGACGAPRPSPSPSPRMMPAPPPGGYDRSPLFYGGGGGAPPPIPLGSGSYGAPYPHLGMRYGYGPPVGAPGSYGLFSSYGQPGPMSGMGYGPGPELGRYSYGFRGSPMPVSSPWSGGALAENNDNIASRKRRGGPDGLSEGDWTCPKCDNINFSFRTTCNMKKCGAPRPTSGGNTSSSRKDNNNKEAPEGSWTCPECNNLNYPFRTVCNRKGCSYSKPAPTNN
- the LOC110433179 gene encoding ranBP2-type zinc finger protein At1g67325-like isoform X1, whose translation is MASAKVPFSIVYGSNPLWRRPRPRVENRGALSKRSRNDVSVREGDWNCPQCGNVNFSFRNVCNRGACGAPRPSPSPSPRMMPAPPPGGYDRSPLFYGGGGGAPPPIPLGSGSYGAPYPHLGMRYGYGPPVGAPGSYGLFSSYGQPGPMSGMGYGPGPELGRYSYGFRGSPMPVSSPWSGGALAENNDNIASRKRRGGPDGLSEGDWTCPKCDNINFSFRTTCNMKKCGAPRPTSGGNTSSSRKDNNNKEAPEGSWTCPECNNLNYPFRTVCNRKGCSYSKPAPTNN